GGGCTGTTAAAAGGGGTCTATTGGTAGCAGCTCTTGAAGATGCGACCCCGTCTGCTCAGGTCTCTTGCTGATGGCGCTACGGCTGAGATATTCcagcacataaaaacaaacatggtgcCTTTGACGGGAGCCCAGCTGCTAACGCACCCATGAAAAACATCAAGCATCAGAAAACCAGGCTGAAATGACCCACAGATGGCACAGGGGCATCGAAAGCATGGTCACATCCACCAAAATAGACGCAACCAAGAGCTTATTTTTCAGCACGGCTGAGTCCGTTTGGCTCTCGGCtgcttctttccttttctctaccccctccccccctcccctgcaaTCCTTGTGCGCTTAATCTACTCTGCCTTATCTACGGGGAAATCAGTGTTTAACCTGGGTGAAGCGAGACTGTCACTTCCTCTCGGTTTCTCATAAGCAGATGTTGATggttcttgttctctcttttttttttttggacacaGCATACGACATCAACTTTCATTTCACTGCTCGTCTCAGGAGCGAGTGTGTTTGGCTTTGGTGCTGGGCTGAGGAAAACAGAAGAAACATCCACCACCTTGAGGCTTGAGAGGAATTTGTTTTGAGTAGCTGGTGGCTTCCTCTAATGTGATGAAACTCTCTCAGCTTCCCGTGACAGGAAAATGAGGCCGGCTAGCAACGGCGGTGAATCACACTAAGCTCAGAGGTGCTCTCTGACTACGACGTGTCGAGAATACAAGAATACCAGATGATGACACCaatgagacaaaaacacacgtgTCCACGCacgcatgaaaaaaaaagagagatgcgcCATCATGCAAAACACAACTTAAAACGACCAATGTTTTGAACGACACAAAAAGGCAGTCTGAATTGGATTAAGCACACTTAGGCAACACAACTCAAGTAAGCACAAAATGGTTCACCGTACCACCACACGATTGAGAGCATTAGGCAGAGAAAAGCAGTCAGGCGCGACGTTGCAAAGGGTTACATTCCCACACAGAGGGTCTTGCAGACGTATTTTTCCGAGGAGGATTTCACAGCGTGCAGAACAGTCTGGGTATTTTGTCATTACTTTTGCCATCGTTTtcacctaaacacacaagtgttcATTGCATGCCTACCCTTCCTAGCATTCAcacataaagaaataaaaaacacacacacacacacacacacacacacacacacacgggtaaccTCAGGACATCCATTGGCTATCCCTctgcaagaagagagagaaagagagagagtgtgcagcaCACTCTGCAAGGCATCAGGTCGGGCAACAGTTGGCAACCATTAAGCATGAATCATCCTCTTTGAGAATGACTGTTCAGTGTCCAGACAGACGACAGCGTGACAGACTGAGACGGAGTATCGTGATAGTCAGGGAGCAGCATGCAGTGCAGCCTCTGCGATGTGCCACCACTGATCTGCCTTCTCTGGCTATTTGAGAGGCAAGGTTGCTGTGATAGACAAGCATTAAGGCTGTCCTCAGGCAGCCATGTCAGAACGTCAGCGACTAGAGAATAGACAGCCCTctgcagcacagagcagtcttCATTCATAAATACTGCACTGGTTCCCTGCTCAAGGTCATGTGCTTAGCAGACTTGGGTTTCCCGTCACCTCTGAATGTAATGGTGTTTCCTAATGCCATTGCAGAGAAAAATGCTGATCATGCGAGTAAACATTTCATAAATCTGGGTAATGCAATCAATTAAAACTGGACACAAAAAAAACGACCATATCCCCCTACATCAAAGAGTGTCCTGCATAACACAGCTGCAAAGAGTAACATTATAGGGAAGGAGGCAGGCGGAGAGCGAAAGCAGTGGCAGACCTAGTCTAATTCACATGATCTAAGACAAGAGTGGAGGCacgctcctctccctcttgccAGCGCGCAGCTCTGAAAATAGCCCAGCTACACTGAGTCGGGAGACACCATAGGCGGCATGAGATCCACCCACTATCTGGTTTAACAGCCACCGCCAGCACTCGTTCTACCTCAGCGAGGAATCCAAACCAGGCGTCTGCTGCTGGCCCGCTAGGTTAAATTACCCCGGACATGAAGACAGTGTTCCCGAAGGAAGAACCAAGAGGAAAAAGGGTCCCACCAACTACAGTGATCAACTACGAATTCCACTGTGTAAACACGAGCACGTGGACTAGCCAATGGTAAAACAAAGTTTGCATATCAGATAATCACAAAAAGATGTTAGGCGATATATGATGTTGCAAAAAGAGGTGACGTTACTGGGGAGAGAACCCGAGACTGACCACACAACCGTTTAATGTTGCTTAAAGTCAGTTAGGTAGTTATGAAATCTACAGCAACTTAGTTGCAGACGCAGCACTAGTATTTGCATGGAGACAAAAGACAATGCAACCAAGTAACGTTAGCCTAGGATGTGGAGACTTGGATGTTTACCAACGACCAACATTGCCAAAATGCTATTTAAGATTACCAAGCGTTAACGCTAAGGTTTATGGTCACTCAATCTCGTAGCCTACTGGTATGCAACATTAGAGACTTGGACAGGTCCAATAGCATCTTAATGATCATCATCGTTACCTTGATGAGCGTTAACATGCTGTGTACATGCACCACAGATTTGGTCACCTTAAGTGACATTAATTTCCGTACCTCTCGACCTATCAGTATTGCCAGCGCATTATATAACATTTTGCTTGTGGCTTCATTGCAGATACAGTGTTCGTTTCAAAGAGAAGAGGACACAGAGGTATTCAGACATCACTAGCTAAGCAACTGAGGAGATAATGTCAGATGAAGTTTCACAGACGTCGGCTTCGTTGGCTTTTTCTCGACACCGGTCACCAGCTGCACAACTAATTTAACCGACTGTATGTATTCAGAATGAGTCACAGCAAATACAACTACGGCGGCTAATCCATCGTAAAATGTACGATCAATTCAGACAATATGCCCAAAGAAGCACAACGGTATACATCACGCTAACCTCTTAAGTTACGTTGTTAAGTTATctaccagaaacacacacgaagGCGTCCGCAAACTTGTCTTTCTCCACAATACTAGGTAACGTTAGCTGGCTAGTTAGCAATCACTAGCTATACACATCCCTATCATATAACGCTAACTCGCAGACACCAAACGAGTTGCATCACAAGCACATGGAACGATAACATTCGAGTTGCAGCCCAACGAGTGTACTTCATGCAAAATGTGTGGCCACTAATTCTAAGGTGGTTGATAACTTCAAGATAAGGTGGCGTTACTAGCGATAGTTGGCTAGCCTCTGCTAACGTTAGCAAAGCTGGAAAAGGCAACTCAAAACGCTGGGTTGAACAATATCGCCTGTTTACACTGCAAGGGGAGTACATTCGAAAAGGGTAAAGCTGTGCTTGGAGAATAAAACAAGAACATTTTTAGCAAACTACTCCTATAATGCTATCTTTATATATGGAATCATCTGGGTCTTTAAACAAAGTAAAATAGCTGACTGGCTACCCAGCTAGTGAGGTCGCCACCAAGCTCGGTTCAATTCTCAGATGAGTCGACTGAAGGGCTCTTTAACAACAACTTACCTCGAGCTAAAATTGCCGAGAAAATCGCACGTCCTCTACAACCGGGGCATCTCTACACTTACAAACTGTTCAGATTCGATATAAACGGACACTTTTAAAGCAAACGATTGAGTATTCCACAAATCTCAAGTTGTTTTACTACGGAATAGGGCAGTCAGGAAAAGCCTTCTTTCGACGGCACTGATCACATCTTTCCATAGCAGCACCACCTGACAACGGAAATGACGCACATTGAATGAATGACAGGGTTGCTCAGCCAATAAAACCATAGCACCTCACTCAATTACCATTCATCAATCTGTCAGATCTCCCATGcttttaacataaaaaataacataaaacacataaaaaataaaCGATCCCGAACCCACTGATGAAGTGAATTTACATTAGGATTGACTGCATCATTTGAATGGGGGCGGGGGGATTTGCATTCAAGTGCATCACTGACAACTACATGCAGATCACTCAGTGAGTACAATGGCCAATACATCCCCATTCATAATTTTCTCAAGGAGGGAAGGATGCATTCACAAAGGACGTCCAACGTCAGAGACCAGTGCAGATCGcgattaaaaacattttattagGTAGAAATCAAGGAAACTAAACTGATTTAATGTAATACAGTAAATTATGTAACATATTTGGCAACATTAGGCTGATCCACTACCCAAACTGAGGTTATGGGAGACAAAAAACCCACAACTTGTCATTGATTACAAACAGTTTTGACAGTCACTTGTGCTGCTCTTTTGTTTTCACTGTTATGAATCACACAGCATTTTTGCCTGACATTTTCTGTGGCGGTTTACACAGTTCACAATCCCTTTCAGTGTGTGATCCATATTTAGCCCACCTTTGCATAATCAACAATCCCACCCACTGCTCTAAGTCTCAGACCAGTGGGAAGGTGTGGGGCAAGCTAATCAAACAGAGAGGACCATTTAAAGGGCAGCACCTGATTTGGAGCTGCACAGTCTTCCTGTACTGACTCAGCTGAGCACTTGCCCTCAGCCACATGAAACATTTATGGCAGCCTGTGGGTTATCGGCCAGCCCACTCCTTTAGAGGTGTGGAAACTCTGATTCACTCTGTGTGGCCATGGGCGATGGAGAGATTATTTAAAAagaagggcaagagagagagagagagagagagagagagagagagagagtgagagtgagtgtaccAAAAGACAGCAGTTAATCTGTAAGTGGGTGTGCCTCCTTTTATGTATGTTAGTTTGATTATGGACTTCAAATGCAAACACTGATTAGGCTTTCTCAATGGTCTTTATCTGCAATGATTTTTTAAGTTGGCTAAATAATCTGATGTTAAACAGAAACTGAAAACACATGGTATCAGTTTACGTAATAAAACCTTTTAACTATAAAAATTATAGCTTTTCAGTTGGTCCAACTGCCCATTTTGATATTTAAAATACAAGTTGCAATTAATTAAATTTAGAGAAGAATTGCTTAAGCATTATAGTTCCCTTATGGCTAAACACCCAAATGTATTACCAGGCAGTGTACAATAGGTTGCCACTTGATGTTTTTACATGGTGTTTCATTACATTATGTGAAGTTCTATTTCATGCAACCCTAAGGTATGTCTTGTGGCTTTGTGGCTGAGGATTTGAGTTTTTTTGGTGAAAGAACTTCATCGTTCAAATATTTAATCAACGCATAAAACACAAACCGTATAAACTGCCGTCTGCTGATAGGCTGGgctagttgtttgtgtgtttgttgtgcattCCTGGGTGTCATGCCTTTAGGGATTGAGATAGCGGCTGTTGTCTGGTGATTCCCCAGATTAGTCCTGAGCTGGATGAGTGTCGAGAATCCCTCTCTGTGCAGAGACATCCCACCCCAATGTTCACTCAGAGCAATGCCTCAGCATGTTTGTACAGTGGTATTTTGGGGAttctaggtgtgtgtttgtgtatatatggaTGTGCGTTTGTGGGTGGAGCGAGAGGCTGGACAGAGACATGCCCAGACTCTCATATTTTCTTTTTGAGTTGATGTCCATTTGTTACATCTATTGCAAACAAGCATGCTGTTGCTATGGGGATCTTGATAGCAAGCCATAATGTCAGTTttatgagtgaatgagagatagaTCAAGCAACAAAAGGAACCAGACTTAATGTTGGGAAAGTCATCACATTTTCCTGTGTAGTCAAGGACACATTATTTGATGATCTAAGCTAATCTCACCCCATCTACATACCAACTGAAAACTATACAGTCCACTCAACAAGTGTATTTTATCGATACTGTTTTTAATGTAGACTTTCATGCTTTGAATGCATACTTTTGACTCACAGCATGTCAGATCTGAACATGTGCAACCCATAAGTTGACCTTTTGACCTGGTAACAGGActccaaaaaaaacagaactgtgGTATGTGATATTTCCATACTTGGAACATTCTTCAACAGCCATGCTTGTCTTTGGCTAAAATGATGTGGAAGGTAGtcttatctttaaaaaaaaaaaaaaaaacacacacaaaaacaacaaccacaGGCATCAATGTGAACGTTTGTTAGGAGAGTTAGAGCTACTCTAGCATGAGATCAAGCATTTCACAAAGGTACAGATGTGGGTATCCTCTCCCACAACTTCTCAAATGAATACAAGTCTTTCAATATTGCTAGTCTGAAACAGTTAGTCAACTGCCAAACATGGCTGTGTGGGAGGCAGTTGTGGGAGTGGGTGGTGGGACATGGTGACAAAGACTCCGTAGTCTCCTAGTTTATCGgtcacagtacagtacagtcagTTATGGGAAATGAACCACTCAGAAGACAAGCTTTTTTTCACGTAAAATCAGCATGATCAAGATGTTCCATTTAGGTTGCCTCACTCAAGATTTTACATTTCCCCTGTCAGAGGTAACCACTTAGTGATAAGTAGAGGTGAGCTTgcacttttaaaaaaacatgGGATTCCACAACAGCTGagttaaaatattttttattcaaACTACATTAGAAAAAattaatgaaaaaagaaagcaaaaataATCTTGTTTTAATAAACATATGGCCTAATTTACAGAAAGAATAAGAAAAACAGACataattaaatatttgaataaatAGCCACAATaatttcaaaaatgtatttacaaaaTAGTTTGTTGGCCATATTCTACCAACCTACCATGATTACTAATTAAATTCACTGCAATGGTGAATCAATAAGATGTTTTAAACCATGGACTAGACATTTCTAATATTTTCCTGTACATTTAGAGCTTTGTAACCAACTGACAATGACATTCAGTTCACACAATTATTTTTGGATACAAATTTCAAACAAAATGACAAGTGCACTTAGGTTTCCCTCCTTTACTCTTCTGAGCAGATAAGCTAATCACTTCAGGTTAGCGCAACTCATTTACAAATGCCTGGGCTTTTACAGCAGGTGCTAGATCAACATGCTCAAAACCTTCCAAACAACTGCCATGAGAATGAGCCACACTATGTTAACAGCTGAGGCTGAGAGTAATTGAAACAAGAGGATTCTGATAGTGTTTAGAAGTGTTAGCCTGATAGCAAAGATAGAAACTGTGTGACTCTGTGGCCTGACCATATTAAGTTGTTGCACTGGTTACAACAATACTTAAGTTACTACAGTTAGCACAACAGTACTTAATTAAACATGATCCATCATTGTTAAATGACTATGGATATGTTATGCCCCCTGGTGGTACGGCACAGTAACGCATAATTAAGATTTTGGGTCTAGTGTGTGTCGCCTGGTGTTGATGAAACACAGTGTGCCACCTGTTGTTCATGAAAAGCAAAATCATAGCTTTGGGAACATGAAGCACGGTTACACCAATAAATGCTCTGAGCTGGTTCtagtcacagccacacacacacacattgaagcaAACATTTTGCCCTCTGCCTGGACTGTAAACTATTGCAGCAGATTTTTGATGACCCAAAATACCCTGATCAGCCAGAACCTGAGTCTTCCTCACATCAAACTCCcactctaaaaacacacacaatggaggtTTTGTCccatatcagacacacacacacaggtccacatTGACTGTGAGGCAAGGCGTTTGGTCTACTCCATCCCTTGTCCACAGCATGACACCCTGTAGGCGTCTAACCTGTTTAGCCTCAAAGGCTGCCACAAGCCGGCAATGCGTCACAGACCGTCCATCATAGCCAACAGGTCATCCCCTTTGTTGCTAGCAGTAGGGGCGGGATCTCCAGACTCGCCAAACTCTCCCATGATCTTGGCAAGCTCAGCATTGGTCTGCTTGTCCTGAAACACATGGAACATGGCCAATGGTAAACAGAGAGTAGTGCCAGAGATTACACTTGTGGTCATCCTGTTAGCTTAATACATCTAAGATTCACCAGCCAATAAGACTGATTATGTTGTTTAGAAGAAAACATCTAAACGTGTCTCCAAAGTAACTGCAGAAAATTCTACTTCACATGGTCTGTTTTTTATCTACTAGAGATGAAACGTGTTCTGCACAGTAAAATCCTGTTTTATATCAGTGTAATTGGCGTATTGGTGGCCAATAGGTGGCATATTACTTTATCTTACCTTGGTTGCTTGAATATTTATAACTTCATATGAGAGCTCTTCTGGTCTTGATATCAAAGCTTCTCTGAGGTcgagaagaaaaacaagaggCATGAGTATAAGCTCTATGATGACATTCACACAGCTGATTTTAGTGGACGTGTTCTCCTAATTATAGCACTAAGTTCATGGAGGACCACTGTGACAGCAGATTAGATGTCAAGATTAAAAAactcactcctcttcctcatctgtgGCAAAGAGGTTCACACGGAACCCTGAGTCAGTGTTAGCaggtctctccatctccatgccCCCCATAAGCCTTGCAAGCAGGTTCAGTTCTTCTTTTGCAAGAGGATTGGGTGCAGTATTGACCTAAAATGcattgaatacatttgtttgaaataattaaaataaacacaatttgTGCACAAAACGTATTTCATGAATGGCAACCATTTAGACTGGAGGTGGGGGCCAGATTTGGCTCAAACACAAACGCATTTCACCttagtgtgctgtgctgaatTCTTCGATGTTCCAGACATGTGGGTCTCCACTGGACGACTCACGCTATACCTAAGGGCAGTGTGGACACACTCAAACCTCTAATCACGCATAAATAATTTCACAAATTGGTCAGTGCATTAGCATTGTTGACATCGTTTATGATGACGACAACCCTGTCAACCATGTTTAATGAAACGTGTGGAGCAGTAAGTGAGTCTTACATGTTTGTGCCCAACTTGATTACCCTCTCGCCAAACATTTCAAACGAACCCTCACGGGGAGCACTGGTGTAGTTCCCACCAATGGAGAACTGCAGCCTCTTAACCTCCTCGCCCGAACAACTGAACTGCCTGAAACATCAAGagagcaggcaggcacacagagaaagacaaacatacacacacacacacatcattataaCATCACAACTCACAACTTACATACAATTAACCTGCTTTGTAAACCAAAGCATATCTCAACATGAAATGCACTTTCTTTACACAGTAAGTCTGATGTGTGGcaacacatatttttttcttcactctGGGGGTAACACTATTCAAACTTAAAATCCACATGACAACTTAAGTGCTATCTTTACATTTTCAGACCGCAAACTCTAATGCTCATAACATGAGCAATTGCTCCGTGGAACATGATACATGTTTCAAGCCATTTCAGCATGGCTACACAAAATCCTTCCACAATTAGAGCTGTGCTAAAAGTAGACCCAGCTAAAATTAGATGGCTGTCACATCCAACAGTCTCTTCGCTAATGCAATTAACTGCAAAAGCGCCCGTCCAACTGAACTACACGTCTACAGGAGAAAACATGAAAGACATCAGGAAGAGTGGAGAGTGCAGCCAAGGCTGGAAGAGCCAACCAGTTAAAGCCAGATCAGACCCAGTCAACTAAGCACTGGGTATTAATCAAGCCCTCAAGCTTCAAAACAAtgcaaacaataacaaaatggCAATTTAGAAAGTTTTCATTTAATTCAgaacaggaacaacaacaatgaaTAAAACACAGCTGTGTTAGCTAGTGGTGTGTCGTCACACCTGATCTGTCCAGGAACCTGTGTCCCACATGGCAGTGGACCAGATGTGGGAAGCACGAAGCGTCCATTGGAATTCTGCACTTTGTCTTTCAGGAATATGGATACCTTGaaccaatgaaaaaaaaaaaaatcaatacaaaataaCAAGAGTTATTGGTTTGTTTCACAACTAAGCGGTTTCCCAACTAAACTCGTTCCAGGAACGTCCCATTTTCACAACTTTATTTCAGATAAACTTCACCCTTAACCTACCcagctcacacagagagaagaaccTGACTCACCCGTATGTGCATGTCTTGGAAAAATATGAGAAGTGTTTGCCTGATCAGCTGAAACTCCCCAGCAGACAGTGGTGTATATATCTGTTAACACACGCAAGAATGCATTCCATGTGATTCCTACTGTATAATCTACACAATCGTCTTATTTGGATTCTGCTGTTACACACCACAAACTCAAAACTGTTACTAGAAAATGTAACTGCATTGAAAAATGAGCCTGTCCGTTCATTTACAAACCTGGTCACTATGTCAGAGGCGTTCAAGTAGATACTGCCAGTGAATGTGACCTACCTCTATGAGCTGCCTATACGTCTCATCCACCTGGCTGAGGATGCTGGGTGTGTCTCTCACAAAGTCTTTGATGGCGTCCATGTGGTTGAAGGAGACCAGTAGAATGTCCTTTGGCCGCGGGCACAACAGGACTTGATACTTGAAAGCCATGGTCATCAGGTCGTAGAGCTGGGAGAACAGAAGCACAAGGATAACAGATAATGGTGACTTTTTTGGGACAAGGACTTGCAGTTGTAgaaccaatgactgtaaaaacaaTGGACAGCATACACTCAGTCAAAAGTGAAACCACCGGAGGCAGTTTATGGTTAATTCTCGGCAGACCTGATTTTCTGTTTACTACGATTGCTCTGGCTTCAAAAAGCACTTACTGTAACTTACAATAATGAAATACTACCATAACTCAACATAACCACACACCAGAGGGTGCTATTTGGCATAATGTAAGCTAAGCTAAATAACCAGCCGATCAAAGACAATCACGTAGAAAATGTGTATTGTCTATTTCTATGGCATTTATTCTAAATAGCATGTGACatttattttggggggggggggtccttatAACCTTTTCATAACCTTGTGTTTCCTTTGGAATTAGCCACAGTACCACCATTCACATACAGACATTGTTATACCTTGTCCATGCTGGCCTGGTTGAGCCT
The DNA window shown above is from Clupea harengus chromosome 11, Ch_v2.0.2, whole genome shotgun sequence and carries:
- the oscp1b gene encoding protein OSCP1 isoform X3 — encoded protein: MSSRTLPLLFINLGGEMLYILDQRLRAQNIPADKAKKVMNDIITTMFNKKFLEELFKPQELYSKKALRTVFDRLAHASIMRLNQASMDKLYDLMTMAFKYQVLLCPRPKDILLVSFNHMDAIKDFVRDTPSILSQVDETYRQLIEIYTPLSAGEFQLIRQTLLIFFQDMHIRVSIFLKDKVQNSNGRFVLPTSGPLPCGTQVPGQIRQFSCSGEEVKRLQFSIGGNYTSAPREGSFEMFGERVIKLGTNMYSVSRPVETHMSGTSKNSAQHTKVNTAPNPLAKEELNLLARLMGGMEMERPANTDSGFRVNLFATDEEEEEALISRPEELSYEVINIQATKDKQTNAELAKIMGEFGESGDPAPTASNKGDDLLAMMDGL
- the oscp1b gene encoding protein OSCP1 isoform X1, which translates into the protein MSSRTLPLLFINLGGEMLYILDQRLRAQNIPADKAKKVAEWIEEDMRQVMNDIITTMFNKKFLEELFKPQELYSKKALRTVFDRLAHASIMRLNQASMDKLYDLMTMAFKYQVLLCPRPKDILLVSFNHMDAIKDFVRDTPSILSQVDETYRQLIEIYTPLSAGEFQLIRQTLLIFFQDMHIRVSIFLKDKVQNSNGRFVLPTSGPLPCGTQVPGQIRQFSCSGEEVKRLQFSIGGNYTSAPREGSFEMFGERVIKLGTNMYSVSRPVETHMSGTSKNSAQHTKVNTAPNPLAKEELNLLARLMGGMEMERPANTDSGFRVNLFATDEEEEEALISRPEELSYEVINIQATKDKQTNAELAKIMGEFGESGDPAPTASNKGDDLLAMMDGL
- the oscp1b gene encoding protein OSCP1 isoform X2 — encoded protein: MSSRTLPLLFINLGGEMLYILDQRLRAQNIPADKAKKAEWIEEDMRQVMNDIITTMFNKKFLEELFKPQELYSKKALRTVFDRLAHASIMRLNQASMDKLYDLMTMAFKYQVLLCPRPKDILLVSFNHMDAIKDFVRDTPSILSQVDETYRQLIEIYTPLSAGEFQLIRQTLLIFFQDMHIRVSIFLKDKVQNSNGRFVLPTSGPLPCGTQVPGQIRQFSCSGEEVKRLQFSIGGNYTSAPREGSFEMFGERVIKLGTNMYSVSRPVETHMSGTSKNSAQHTKVNTAPNPLAKEELNLLARLMGGMEMERPANTDSGFRVNLFATDEEEEEALISRPEELSYEVINIQATKDKQTNAELAKIMGEFGESGDPAPTASNKGDDLLAMMDGL